From a single Dysidea avara chromosome 14, odDysAvar1.4, whole genome shotgun sequence genomic region:
- the LOC136243960 gene encoding uncharacterized protein has translation MSSIPDSNNRWIGHYKDHFSKFSILWAQSRKCAAETVLCLQRYVFAYLGVPKILQSDHGREFNNELFETIVHEWSQETILIRGRPRHPQSNGCIEKANGVVKHMLTSLMADMKTTEWVQFLPRVQFTINKQPHATIKTSPYQVVFGLDPSSEPVKGMCLAEEETIIMDPPTETDDLTELGNTDSYSDPVTKATQPEVAKARTCVGDTEFRQQTPIIPAENEDRHHEVRQFAKKNIANSAAKMKKLYDNSKRIKAVKFKIGDGVTVRIPRHDRGVGDLRRIPGVVVAKQHGSYKIRTEYGLLKGRCRTDQLQKCFHATVQTTGWEDDPTIALRSAAKKFNRRKTDVSHCNCKSGCVNGKCVCFKSKVKCTTYCHKGTRCKNSVIADDSSIDDSCPLNTETGEQANENRTGSTSVKTKQIGSDSFPVKREQVDLEPSYSNARDGCSSGVQGVEEEEASSMSVEETSPKLGGGHEIFSNEDIPPGNSFQFDKIVKLSKKMKTIIQNHPSFLFKPCGPAHEYISNSLKTNLPAAFLHSYVVDNYEDQKCLKDLCYAHKEPVPITIVQKFTNKMYDLKDDVETNKQTADLLNLEEPTMANILIDYFHLHKSRGVVHQYCPNSSDEEVDENDYQTEGRLMRIRNKTQMLFEAKFGSYKVYDEGILSLIDTNGWVTDEVIASYLLYMIRANKKEEEIFIMDVSAVNDICNGTYILKMKVLSNVDLSHYNALIGPYCYQKMHWILVIVEPKNGKVLYIDPKKYEERDHRLIQRIRKNWNAYSTYQYCGGYWPKKYVWEVVTPPHSIQEDNSSCGVYVMKFAEQYLRHLPMNIHAGTVHDLRIEMAKEILNNSEPIEEHCRTCSFTATKAQDWIGCGTCESWYHLNCVNRHISIKLNPEDIPIVNFIGPCCSTGATYVIDFM, from the exons ATGTCAAGCATTCCAGACAGCAACAACAGATGGATTGGTCATTACAAAGATCACTTTAGCAAGTTTTCCATTCTATGGGCACAATCTAGGAAGTGTGCTGCAGAAACTGTTTTGTGCTTGCAACGATATGTTTTCGCATACCTTGGGGTACCTAAGATACTCCAATCTGATCATGGTCGAGAATTCAACAATGAG CTTTTTGAGACGATTGTTCATGAGTGGAGTCAAGAGACAATTTTAATTCGAGGTAGACCAAGGCACCCCCAATCAAATGGGTGTATTGAAAAAGCTAACGGAGTGGTGAAACACATGCTCACTTCACTCATGGCTGACATGAAGACAACAGAATGggttcagtttcttcccagaGTTCAAT TTACAATCAATAAGCAACCACATGCGACCATTAAAACATCACCATACCAAGTGGTGTTTGGTCTAGACCCATCTTCTGAACCCGTGAAAGGAATGTGTTTGGCAGAAGAAGAGACCATTATTATGGATCCTCCCACAGAAACTGATGATTTGACAGAGCTAGGTAACACAGATTCTTACTCTGATCCGGTGACCAAGGCTACGCAACCTGAAGTGGCCAAGGCCAGAACCTGTGTTGGTGACACAGAGTTCAGACAGCAGACACCTATCATTCCAGCAG AAAATGAAGACAGGCACCATGAAGTTAGACAGTTTGCAAAGAAAAACATTGCAAATTCAGCTGCTAAAATGAAGAAACTTTATGATAATAGCAAAAGAATCAAGgctgtaaaatttaaaattgggGATGGTGTGACTGTAAGGATTCCACGACATGACAGAGGTGTAGGTGATTTGAGAAGAATACCAGGAGTTGTGGTTGCAAAACAACATGGGTCTTACAAAATAAGAACCGAGTATGGACTTTTGAAAGGAAGATGTCGAACTGACCAGCTTCAGAAGTGCTTTCATGCAACAGTACAAACCACTGGGTGGGAAGATGATCCCACAATAGCACTGCGATCGGCTGCAAAAAAATTCAATCGAAGGAAAACTGATGTTTCACACTGCAATTGCAAATCTGGTTGTGTAAATGGCAAATGTGTATGTTTCAAAAGCAAAGTAAAATGCACAACATATTGCCACAAAGGGACAAGATGCAAGAATTCAGTCATCG CAGATGATTCTAGCATTGATGATAGTTGCCCATTGAACACTGAGACCGGTGAACAAGCTAATGAGAATCGTACAGGAAGCACCTCAGTGAAGACAAAACAAATTGGCAGTGATAGTTTTCCAGTGAAGAGGGAACAGGTTGACCTAGAGCCATCATACAGCAATGCTCGGGATGGAT GTAGTTCTGGGGTCCAGggagtagaagaagaagaagccaGTAGTATGTCAGTAGAAGAAACCAGCCCTAAGCTTGGAG GgggtcatgaaattttcagcaatgAAGATATTCCACCAGGGAACAGCTTTCAGTTTGACAAAATCGTGAAACTTAGCAAGAAGATGAAAACTATTATACAGAACCATCCATCGTTTTTGTTTAAGCCATGTGGGCCTGCCCATGAATACATATCTAACAGTCTCAAAACCAACTTACCAGCTGCATTTCTGCACAGCTATGTTGTGGATAACTATGAAGACCAGAAATGTTTGAAGGATCTTTGCTATGCTCACAAGGAACCAGTTCCAATCACAATTGTGCAAAAGTTTACCAACAAAATGTATGATTTGAAGGATgatgtagagacaaacaaacaaacagccgACTTATTGAATCTAGAAGAGCCTACAATGGCTAATATACTTATTGACTATTTCCACTTGCACAAATCCC GAGGGGTAGTTCATCAGTATTGTCCTAATTCATCAGATGAAGAAGTTGATGAAAATGATTATCAAACCGAAG GCCGATTAATGAGAATCAGAAACAAAACCCAGATGCTTTTTGAAGCGAAGTTTGGTAGTTACAAAGTTTACGACGAGGGAATTCTGTCACTGATCGACACCAATGGATGGGTTACTGATGAA GTGATAGCATCTTATCTACTATACATGATCCGTGCCAACAAAAAG gaagaagaaatatTTATCATGGACGTGTCTGCAGTGAATGACATTTGTAATGGGACGTATATCCTTAAGATGAAAGTTTTAAGCAAT gttgatttgtctcATTACAATGCCCTCATTGGACCTTACTGCTACCAGAAGATGCACTGGATATTGGTG ATCGTCGAACCAAAGAATGGAAAGGTTCTCTACATTGACCCAAAGAAGTATGAAGAAAGAGATCATAGACTAATACAAAGGATAAGAAAAAACTGGAA CGCTTACAGCACCTATCAATATTGTGGTGGATATTGGCCAAAGAAGTATGTATGGGAAGTCGTTACCCCTCCACACAGTATACAGGAAGACAATTCGTCTTGTGGAGTTTATGTTATGAAG TTTGCTGAACAATATTTAAGACATTTACCAATGAACATCCATGCTGGAACAGTTCACGATTTAAGAATAGAGATGGCAAAAGAAATACTTAACAATTCAG AACCCATAGAAGAGCATTGCAGGACCTGCTCATTCACTGCTACTAAAGCACAGGATTGG ATTGGCTGTGGAACATGTGAATCGTGGTACCACCTGAATTGTGTCAACAGGCACATTAGCATTAAGTTGAATCCAGAGGATATACCTATAGTTAACTTTATTGGACCATGCTGTTCTACTGGTGCAACGTATGTAATTGACTTTATGTAA